The following proteins are co-located in the Streptomyces bottropensis ATCC 25435 genome:
- a CDS encoding ABC transporter ATP-binding protein, which translates to MSETETRAAVPAPRTDADADEKPLLRVEGLVKHFPIKKGLLQRQVGAVKAVDGIDFEVRRGETLGVVGESGCGKSTMGRLITRLLEPSGGKVEFDGTDITHLKTAGMRPLRRDIQMIFQDPYGSLNPRHTIGTIVSAPFKLQGVAPEGGVKKEVQRLLELVGLSPEHYNRYPHEFSGGQRQRIGIARALALKPRMVVADEPVSALDVSIQAQVVNLMDDLQDELGLTYVIIAHDLSVVRHVSDRIAVMYLGKIVELADRDSLYAAPMHPYTKALLSAVPIPDPARRSAKSERILLKGDVPSPIAPPSGCRFHTRCWKATQVCTTTEPPLAELKPGQRVACHHPENFEDQQPQDVVLLTAAKEAAELVPDAVKKTEAPAVSEVPAEPEVPAVSETSGDPEPPVATQPPAETKVAKEPEAAETPEAAKEPEAAKESDDK; encoded by the coding sequence GTGAGCGAGACTGAGACCCGGGCCGCCGTGCCGGCCCCGCGCACCGATGCCGACGCCGACGAGAAACCGCTGCTCAGGGTCGAGGGCCTGGTCAAGCACTTCCCCATCAAGAAGGGCCTGCTCCAGCGGCAGGTCGGGGCGGTCAAGGCCGTCGACGGCATCGACTTCGAGGTGCGCCGGGGCGAGACCCTGGGCGTGGTCGGGGAGTCCGGCTGCGGCAAGTCGACCATGGGCCGGCTCATCACCCGCCTGCTGGAACCGTCCGGCGGCAAGGTCGAGTTCGACGGCACGGACATCACGCACCTCAAGACGGCCGGGATGCGTCCGCTGCGCCGCGACATCCAGATGATCTTCCAGGACCCGTACGGCTCGCTGAACCCCCGCCACACCATCGGCACCATCGTCTCGGCGCCGTTCAAGCTCCAGGGCGTCGCGCCCGAGGGCGGGGTGAAGAAGGAGGTCCAGCGTCTCCTGGAGCTGGTGGGCCTGAGCCCCGAGCACTACAATCGCTACCCGCACGAATTCTCCGGCGGCCAGCGCCAGCGCATCGGCATCGCCCGCGCGCTCGCCCTCAAGCCCCGGATGGTCGTCGCGGACGAGCCGGTCTCCGCGCTCGACGTGTCCATCCAGGCGCAGGTCGTCAACCTCATGGACGACCTGCAGGACGAGCTCGGCCTGACGTACGTGATCATCGCGCACGACCTCTCCGTCGTCCGTCACGTCTCCGACCGCATCGCCGTGATGTACCTCGGCAAGATCGTGGAGCTGGCCGACCGGGACTCCCTGTACGCGGCGCCGATGCACCCGTACACCAAGGCGCTGCTCTCGGCCGTGCCCATCCCGGACCCGGCGCGCCGCAGCGCCAAGAGCGAGCGCATCCTGCTCAAGGGCGACGTGCCCTCGCCGATCGCGCCGCCGAGCGGCTGCCGCTTCCACACCCGGTGCTGGAAGGCCACGCAGGTCTGCACGACCACCGAGCCGCCGCTGGCCGAGCTGAAGCCGGGGCAGCGGGTCGCCTGTCACCACCCCGAGAACTTCGAGGACCAGCAGCCCCAGGACGTGGTCCTGTTGACGGCCGCGAAGGAGGCGGCCGAGCTGGTACCGGACGCGGTGAAGAAGACGGAGGCGCCCGCGGTGTCGGAGGTTCCCGCGGAGCCGGAGGTTCCCGCGGTGTCGGAGACGTCCGGCGATCCCGAGCCGCCGGTCGCGACGCAACCGCCTGCGGAGACCAAGGTCGCCAAGGAACCGGAAGCCGCCGAGACACCGGAAGCCGCCAAGGAACCGGAAGCCGCCAAGGAATCCGACGACAAGTAA
- a CDS encoding SDR family oxidoreductase, which produces MATHVITGAGSGIGAAVARQLHERGDDLVLHARDAGRAKELAAEFPGARTLVGDLADPDKISWAFSHQSLPDRVDSLLHIAGVVDLGPVGELTPKTWRHQLNVNLIAPAELTRHFLPQLRAARGHVLFVNSGAGLNAHADWSAYAASKHGLKALADSLRWEEHGNGVRVTTVYPGRTASPMQAKVHQQEGKEYDPARWIAPESVATTILMALDLPRDAEVNDLTVRPGA; this is translated from the coding sequence ATGGCTACTCATGTGATCACCGGGGCGGGTTCCGGCATCGGCGCGGCCGTCGCCCGACAGCTGCACGAGCGCGGGGACGACCTCGTGCTGCACGCGCGCGACGCGGGACGGGCGAAGGAACTGGCCGCGGAGTTCCCCGGGGCGAGGACGCTGGTCGGCGATCTGGCGGACCCGGACAAGATCTCCTGGGCCTTCTCCCATCAGAGCCTGCCGGACCGCGTGGACTCGCTGCTGCACATCGCGGGCGTGGTCGACCTCGGCCCGGTCGGCGAGCTGACCCCCAAGACCTGGCGCCACCAGCTCAACGTCAACCTCATCGCCCCCGCCGAACTGACCCGCCACTTCCTGCCCCAACTCCGGGCCGCCCGTGGACACGTGCTGTTCGTCAACTCCGGCGCGGGCCTCAACGCGCACGCCGACTGGTCCGCGTACGCCGCCTCCAAGCACGGGCTCAAGGCGTTGGCGGACTCCCTGCGGTGGGAGGAGCATGGCAACGGGGTCCGGGTGACGACGGTGTACCCCGGGCGCACCGCCAGCCCCATGCAGGCGAAGGTGCACCAGCAGGAGGGCAAGGAGTACGACCCCGCGCGCTGGATCGCCCCCGAGTCGGTCGCCACGACGATTCTCATGGCGCTGGACCTGCCCCGCGACGCGGAGGTGAACGACCTGACGGTGCGCCCGGGCGCGTGA
- a CDS encoding class I SAM-dependent methyltransferase yields the protein MRYALRHPRRVPAHAHRVARDTWLRLKHRDHIAYYRAVMAADTARSPEAAVGHNPSVEKWERIGRMQFDYLLRHGLEPRHRMLEIGCGNLRAGRLFIDHLDTGNYYGIDISPAILMEAQRTLAREGLQSKLPHLALVADLTFAFLPAGHFDVVHAHSVFSHSPPHVIEQCLAHVGRVLAPGGYFDFTFGRTEGDEHQVLHEDFYYRTDTLVELARRYGLSARLMDDWEDLPHRQSKIRATLAEEAGGRGGPDAGAAP from the coding sequence ATGAGGTACGCCCTGCGCCACCCCCGGCGCGTGCCCGCGCACGCCCACCGGGTGGCGCGGGACACCTGGCTGCGGCTGAAACACCGCGACCACATCGCCTACTACCGTGCCGTCATGGCCGCCGACACGGCACGCAGTCCCGAGGCCGCCGTCGGGCACAACCCGTCCGTCGAGAAGTGGGAACGCATCGGCCGGATGCAGTTCGACTACCTCCTGCGGCACGGCCTGGAGCCCCGGCACCGGATGCTGGAGATCGGCTGCGGGAACCTGCGGGCCGGGCGGCTGTTCATCGACCACCTGGACACCGGGAACTACTACGGGATCGACATCTCGCCCGCCATCCTCATGGAGGCCCAGCGCACCCTCGCGCGAGAGGGTCTGCAATCCAAACTGCCCCACCTGGCGCTCGTCGCCGACCTCACGTTCGCCTTCCTGCCCGCCGGTCACTTCGACGTCGTCCACGCGCACAGCGTGTTCTCCCACTCGCCGCCGCACGTCATAGAGCAGTGCCTCGCGCACGTCGGCCGCGTCCTCGCCCCCGGCGGCTACTTCGACTTCACCTTCGGCCGCACCGAGGGCGACGAACACCAGGTGCTCCACGAGGACTTCTATTACCGCACCGACACCCTCGTCGAACTCGCCCGGCGGTACGGCCTGTCCGCCCGGCTCATGGACGACTGGGAGGACCTGCCCCATCGCCAGTCGAAGATCCGCGCGACCCTGGCGGAGGAAGCCGGCGGGCGCGGGGGACCGGATGCCGGTGCCGCACCCTAA
- a CDS encoding TetR family transcriptional regulator: MSHTLGIRQVQKQRTRQALMDAALGLLEEQSLSSLGLREVTRAVGVAPTAFYRHFRSTADLGVALVEEVLGSLHPVLGDLMSAVGDSDELIERAVDLIARHVDAYPAHVRFIARERHSGVQPVRDAIQGQLARFAEEVRTELAKRPETEGWTDDDRLMLAGLYVDQMLVTASLFLAARDQPEEERARVTRLASRRMRLISIGCRHWLD, translated from the coding sequence ATGAGTCACACGCTCGGCATCCGGCAGGTCCAGAAGCAGAGGACCCGGCAGGCGCTCATGGACGCCGCGCTCGGTCTGCTGGAGGAACAGAGCCTCAGCAGCCTCGGACTGCGCGAGGTCACCCGGGCCGTGGGCGTCGCACCCACCGCGTTCTACCGGCACTTCCGCTCGACCGCGGACCTCGGTGTCGCGCTGGTCGAGGAGGTGCTCGGCAGTCTGCACCCTGTGCTCGGTGACCTGATGTCGGCGGTGGGCGACAGCGACGAACTCATCGAGAGGGCCGTCGATCTGATCGCCCGCCATGTGGACGCGTACCCCGCACACGTCAGATTCATCGCGCGCGAACGGCACAGCGGGGTCCAGCCGGTGCGGGACGCCATCCAGGGGCAACTGGCCCGGTTCGCCGAAGAGGTACGGACCGAGCTGGCCAAGCGGCCGGAGACCGAGGGGTGGACCGACGACGACCGGCTGATGCTCGCGGGCCTGTACGTCGATCAGATGCTGGTGACCGCCTCGCTGTTCCTGGCGGCCCGGGACCAGCCGGAGGAGGAGCGCGCCCGGGTGACCCGGCTGGCGAGCCGCCGTATGCGGCTGATCAGCATCGGCTGTCGCCACTGGCTGGACTGA
- a CDS encoding trimeric intracellular cation channel family protein: MSPYPLDLIGIFVFAISGALLAVRKNFDVFGIAVLAEVTALGGGLFRDLVIGAVPPAAFTDLGYFFTPLLAALLVFFLHPHVERIQSGVNVFDAAGLGLFCVAGTTKAHAYGLGLTASVVLGLATAVGGGVLRDVLANEVPSLLRWDRDLYAVPAMVGAGMVVLCISLDALNPFTSALAAITAFVLRLLAMRYHWRAPRAWNRRSAAVEEA; the protein is encoded by the coding sequence GTGTCTCCCTATCCGCTCGATCTGATCGGCATCTTCGTCTTCGCGATCTCCGGCGCCCTGCTGGCCGTCCGCAAGAACTTCGACGTGTTCGGCATCGCCGTCCTCGCCGAGGTGACCGCTCTCGGCGGCGGGCTGTTCCGGGACCTGGTCATCGGCGCCGTACCGCCGGCCGCCTTCACCGATCTCGGCTACTTCTTCACCCCGCTGCTCGCCGCCCTCCTCGTCTTCTTCCTCCACCCGCACGTGGAGCGCATCCAGTCCGGGGTCAACGTCTTCGACGCGGCCGGCCTCGGCCTGTTCTGCGTCGCGGGCACGACGAAGGCGCACGCGTACGGACTCGGGCTCACCGCCTCCGTGGTCCTCGGCCTCGCCACCGCGGTCGGCGGCGGTGTGCTGAGGGACGTCCTCGCCAACGAGGTGCCCTCGCTGCTGCGCTGGGACCGGGACCTGTACGCCGTCCCCGCGATGGTCGGCGCCGGGATGGTCGTCCTGTGCATCAGCCTGGACGCCCTGAACCCCTTCACCTCGGCCCTCGCCGCGATCACGGCCTTCGTGCTGCGACTGCTGGCGATGCGGTACCACTGGCGGGCCCCGCGCGCGTGGAACCGGCGGTCGGCGGCCGTCGAGGAGGCGTGA
- the mnmA gene encoding tRNA 2-thiouridine(34) synthase MnmA produces MTEISQRSHPLRVLAAMSGGVDSAVAAARAAEAGHDVTGVHLALSANPQSFRTGARGCCTIEDSRDARRAADVIGIPFYVWDLAERFREDVVEDFVAEYEAGRTPNPCLRCNEKIKFAALLDKALALGFDAVCTGHYAQVLVREDGTRELHRASDMAKDQSYVLGVLDDRQLAHAMFPLGDTVTTKDEIRAEAERRGLAVAKKPDSHDICFIADGDTQGFLANRLGKAEGDIVDESGTVLGTHEGAYGYTIGQRKGLRIGTPAADGKPRYVLDISPVDNTVTVGPAAALDVEALTAIRPRWCGAAPTGPGTYTAQLRAHGGETEVRAELVDGTLEVSFTEPVRGVAPGQAIVLYDGTRVVGSATIASTTRARAGAA; encoded by the coding sequence ATGACTGAGATCTCGCAGCGCTCCCACCCCCTCCGTGTCCTCGCCGCCATGTCCGGCGGGGTCGACTCCGCCGTGGCCGCCGCCCGCGCGGCGGAAGCCGGGCACGACGTGACGGGCGTCCATCTGGCGCTGTCCGCCAACCCGCAGTCGTTCCGGACCGGGGCGCGCGGCTGCTGCACGATCGAGGACTCCCGGGACGCCCGCCGCGCCGCCGACGTCATCGGCATTCCCTTCTACGTGTGGGACCTCGCCGAGCGCTTCCGCGAGGACGTCGTCGAGGACTTCGTCGCCGAGTACGAGGCCGGACGCACCCCGAACCCCTGTCTGCGCTGCAACGAGAAGATCAAGTTCGCGGCCCTGCTCGACAAGGCCCTCGCCCTGGGCTTCGACGCCGTCTGCACCGGCCACTACGCCCAGGTGCTCGTGCGCGAGGACGGCACCCGGGAGCTGCACCGCGCCTCCGACATGGCCAAGGACCAGTCGTACGTCCTCGGCGTGCTCGACGACAGGCAGCTCGCCCACGCGATGTTCCCGCTCGGCGACACCGTGACGACGAAGGACGAGATCCGCGCCGAGGCCGAGCGCAGGGGCCTCGCCGTCGCGAAGAAGCCCGACTCCCACGACATCTGCTTCATCGCCGACGGCGACACCCAGGGCTTCCTGGCGAACAGGCTGGGCAAGGCCGAGGGCGACATCGTCGACGAGTCCGGCACCGTCCTCGGCACCCACGAGGGCGCGTACGGCTACACCATCGGCCAGCGCAAGGGGCTGCGCATCGGCACCCCGGCCGCTGACGGCAAGCCGCGCTACGTCCTCGACATCTCCCCGGTCGACAACACGGTGACGGTCGGCCCGGCCGCCGCCCTCGACGTCGAGGCCCTCACCGCGATCAGGCCCCGCTGGTGCGGCGCGGCCCCCACGGGCCCCGGCACCTACACGGCCCAGCTGCGCGCCCACGGCGGCGAGACGGAGGTCCGCGCGGAGCTGGTCGACGGCACCCTGGAGGTCTCCTTCACGGAGCCCGTCCGCGGTGTCGCCCCCGGACAGGCGATCGTGCTGTACGACGGCACGCGCGTCGTGGGGTCGGCGACGATCGCCTCCACCACGCGCGCGCGGGCGGGTGCCGCGTAG
- a CDS encoding cysteine desulfurase family protein has translation MAYLDHAATTPMLPEAAEALTAQLSVTGNASSLHASGRRARRTVEEARETLAEALGARPSEVVLTSGGTEADNLAVKGLYWSRRAADPARTRVLASPVEHHAVLDAVHWLGEHEGATVEYLPVDTYGRVHPDALREAVARNPDDVALATVMWANNEIGTILPVRELADVAQEFGVPLHADAVQAFGQIPVDFDASGLAAMTVSGHKIGGPYGIGALLLGREYSPVPVLHGGGQERHVRSGTLDVPAIASFAVAGRLAAEQHEWFAREIGVLRDALVDAVRAAVPDAILGGDPAPGGRLPANAHFTFPGCEGDSLLLLLDAQGIECSTGSACTAGVAQPSHVLLATGTDPDLARGTLRFSLGHTSTEADVEAVAKAIGPVVERARTAGLS, from the coding sequence ATGGCTTACCTCGACCACGCGGCGACCACCCCGATGCTCCCCGAGGCGGCAGAGGCCCTGACCGCCCAGCTGAGCGTCACCGGCAACGCCTCCTCGCTGCACGCCTCCGGCCGCCGAGCGCGGCGCACCGTCGAGGAGGCCCGTGAGACCCTCGCCGAAGCCCTCGGAGCCCGCCCGAGCGAGGTGGTCCTCACCTCCGGCGGCACCGAGGCCGACAACCTCGCCGTGAAGGGCCTGTACTGGTCCCGCCGCGCCGCCGACCCGGCCCGCACCCGTGTCCTGGCCAGCCCCGTCGAGCACCACGCGGTCCTCGACGCCGTCCACTGGCTCGGCGAACACGAGGGCGCCACCGTCGAGTACCTCCCGGTCGACACCTACGGCAGGGTCCACCCGGACGCCCTGCGCGAGGCCGTCGCCCGCAACCCCGACGACGTCGCCCTCGCCACCGTCATGTGGGCCAACAACGAGATCGGGACGATCCTGCCGGTCCGTGAACTCGCCGACGTGGCACAGGAGTTCGGCGTCCCGTTGCACGCCGACGCGGTCCAGGCCTTCGGTCAGATTCCGGTCGACTTCGACGCCTCCGGCCTCGCCGCCATGACCGTCTCCGGCCACAAGATCGGCGGCCCGTACGGCATCGGCGCGCTGCTGCTGGGCCGCGAGTACAGCCCCGTACCCGTCCTGCACGGCGGCGGCCAGGAGCGCCACGTCCGCTCCGGCACGCTCGACGTCCCGGCCATCGCCTCCTTCGCTGTCGCCGGCCGGCTCGCCGCCGAGCAGCACGAGTGGTTCGCCCGCGAGATCGGCGTCCTGCGCGACGCCCTGGTCGACGCGGTCCGTGCGGCGGTGCCGGACGCGATCCTGGGCGGCGACCCGGCCCCGGGGGGCCGCCTCCCGGCCAACGCGCACTTCACCTTCCCCGGATGCGAGGGCGACTCCCTGCTCCTGCTGCTCGACGCCCAGGGCATCGAGTGCTCCACCGGCTCCGCCTGCACCGCAGGCGTCGCCCAGCCGAGCCATGTCCTCCTCGCCACCGGCACCGACCCCGACCTGGCCCGCGGCACCCTCCGCTTCTCCCTCGGCCACACCTCCACGGAGGCGGACGTCGAGGCGGTCGCCAAGGCCATCGGTCCGGTGGTGGAACGCGCCCGCACCGCGGGCCTGAGCTGA
- a CDS encoding ABC transporter ATP-binding protein, translating into MTELSKTGAAVGEPARAGDAPTAFLEVRDLKVHFPTDDGLVKSVDGLSFQLEKGKTLGIVGESGSGKSVTSLAIMGLHRLGARGKNVQMSGEIWLDGKELVGASPDEVRRLRGRDMAMIFQDPLSAMHPYYRVGSQIVEAYRVHHDVSKKVARKRAIELLDRVGIPEPHKRVDGYPHEFSGGMRQRAMIAMALVNNPELLIADEPTTALDVTVQAQILDLIRDLQKEFGSAVIIITHDLGVVAEIADDILVMYGGRCVERGPVDDIFYGPQHPYTWGLLGSMPRIDRAQTDRLIPVKGQPPSLINVPSGCAFNPRCPYADLPKDNITRTERPELREVGGRHFTACHLSQEDRTRIWTEEIAPKL; encoded by the coding sequence GTGACCGAACTGTCCAAGACCGGGGCCGCCGTGGGCGAGCCCGCACGTGCCGGGGACGCCCCCACGGCGTTCCTCGAAGTGCGCGACCTCAAGGTGCACTTCCCCACCGACGACGGCCTGGTCAAGTCCGTCGACGGCCTCTCCTTCCAGCTGGAGAAGGGCAAGACCCTCGGCATCGTGGGCGAGTCCGGCTCCGGCAAGTCGGTGACCTCGCTGGCGATCATGGGCCTGCACCGGCTCGGCGCGCGCGGCAAGAACGTGCAGATGTCCGGCGAGATCTGGCTCGACGGCAAGGAACTCGTCGGGGCGAGCCCCGACGAGGTGCGCCGGCTGCGCGGCCGCGACATGGCGATGATCTTCCAGGACCCGCTGTCCGCGATGCACCCGTACTACAGGGTCGGCAGCCAGATCGTCGAGGCGTACCGGGTCCACCACGACGTCAGCAAGAAGGTCGCGCGCAAGCGCGCCATCGAACTCCTCGACCGCGTCGGCATCCCGGAGCCCCACAAGCGGGTCGACGGCTACCCGCACGAGTTCTCCGGCGGTATGCGCCAGCGCGCCATGATCGCCATGGCCCTGGTCAACAACCCCGAACTGCTGATCGCCGACGAGCCCACGACCGCCCTGGACGTCACCGTCCAGGCGCAGATCCTGGACCTCATCCGCGACCTGCAGAAGGAGTTCGGCTCCGCGGTCATCATCATCACGCACGATCTCGGCGTGGTCGCCGAGATCGCCGACGACATCCTCGTGATGTACGGCGGCCGCTGCGTGGAGCGCGGCCCGGTCGACGACATCTTCTACGGACCGCAGCACCCCTACACCTGGGGCCTGCTCGGCTCGATGCCGCGCATCGACCGCGCCCAGACCGACCGGCTCATCCCGGTCAAGGGCCAGCCGCCGAGCCTCATCAACGTCCCCTCGGGCTGCGCCTTCAACCCGCGCTGCCCGTACGCGGACCTCCCCAAGGACAACATCACCCGCACCGAGCGCCCCGAGTTGCGCGAGGTCGGCGGCCGGCACTTCACCGCCTGCCACCTGTCGCAGGAGGACCGTACGCGGATCTGGACCGAAGAGATTGCGCCGAAGCTGTGA
- a CDS encoding N-acetylmuramoyl-L-alanine amidase, producing the protein MGTRRASKSGSGTGGASAAGGGDTGRRVGRRALIIGTAVAAVGTAVVAKDELKRAWWRVPGVRKPRKEGEVDYTGAKWVSASDANWRMADRPDDFGIDMVIIHVTQGSFASAVKVFQDPEHGAAAHYIVRKDGHVTQMIRELDVAYHAGNRDYNERSVGIEHEGFVEKPEDFTTEMYEASARLTARVCARYDIPVDREHILGHVEVPGTDHTDPGEGWDWDRYMKLVRAAAAAQSSTSA; encoded by the coding sequence GTGGGAACGAGACGGGCTTCGAAGAGCGGTTCCGGGACCGGCGGCGCGAGCGCCGCCGGCGGCGGGGACACGGGCCGGCGCGTCGGACGCCGGGCGCTGATCATCGGCACGGCCGTGGCCGCCGTCGGTACGGCCGTCGTGGCCAAGGACGAGCTGAAGCGCGCGTGGTGGCGGGTGCCCGGTGTCAGGAAGCCGCGCAAGGAGGGCGAGGTCGACTACACGGGCGCGAAGTGGGTCTCGGCGTCGGACGCGAACTGGCGGATGGCGGACCGGCCGGACGACTTCGGCATAGACATGGTGATCATCCATGTCACCCAGGGCAGTTTCGCCAGCGCCGTGAAGGTCTTCCAGGACCCGGAGCACGGCGCGGCCGCGCACTACATCGTCCGCAAGGACGGCCACGTCACCCAGATGATCCGCGAGCTGGACGTGGCCTACCACGCGGGCAACCGCGACTACAACGAGCGCAGTGTCGGCATCGAGCACGAGGGCTTCGTGGAGAAGCCCGAGGACTTCACCACCGAGATGTACGAGGCCTCGGCGCGGCTCACGGCCCGTGTCTGCGCGCGGTACGACATCCCCGTGGACCGCGAGCACATCCTCGGCCACGTCGAGGTGCCGGGGACGGACCACACCGACCCCGGCGAGGGCTGGGACTGGGACCGCTACATGAAGCTGGTCCGGGCGGCGGCGGCCGCACAGTCGTCGACGTCCGCCTGA
- a CDS encoding ABC transporter permease → MISYIIRRTIAAVILLLVVTAVTFGIFFILPKLAGQTADQLAQQYIGKNPSPADIAAVKRNLGLDQPVYEQYWNFIKGIVSGATYDLGPTTVRCDAPCFGYSFKDHLEVWPQLTSRLPVTISLASGAAVLWLLGGITAGVISALKPGSFFDRAAMGVALAGVSLPMFFTGQLALLLFSYQLEIFGRTYVPFTENPSQWANTLFLPWCSLALLYSAIYARLTRSGMLETMNEDYIRTARAKGLREGKVVVKHGLRAALTPLVTVFGMDVGLLLGGALITETVFSLHGIGEYAVQSISANDLPPILGVTLLAAFFVVFMNLVVDLLYATIDPRVRLS, encoded by the coding sequence GTGATCTCGTACATCATCCGCCGGACGATCGCGGCGGTGATCCTGCTGCTCGTCGTCACCGCGGTCACCTTCGGCATCTTCTTCATCCTGCCGAAACTCGCCGGGCAGACCGCCGACCAGCTGGCACAGCAGTACATCGGCAAGAACCCCTCGCCCGCGGACATCGCGGCGGTCAAGCGGAACCTCGGCCTGGACCAGCCGGTCTACGAGCAGTACTGGAACTTCATCAAGGGCATTGTCTCCGGTGCCACGTACGACCTGGGGCCCACCACGGTCCGCTGTGACGCCCCCTGCTTCGGCTACTCCTTCAAGGACCACCTGGAGGTCTGGCCGCAGCTCACCAGCCGGCTGCCGGTGACCATCTCGCTCGCCTCCGGCGCCGCGGTGCTGTGGCTGCTGGGCGGTATCACGGCCGGTGTCATCTCGGCCCTGAAGCCCGGCTCGTTCTTCGACCGGGCCGCCATGGGCGTGGCGCTCGCGGGCGTCTCCCTGCCGATGTTCTTCACCGGCCAGCTCGCCCTGCTGCTGTTCAGCTACCAGCTGGAGATCTTCGGCCGGACGTACGTCCCCTTCACCGAGAACCCCTCGCAGTGGGCCAACACCCTCTTCCTGCCGTGGTGCTCGCTCGCGCTCCTCTATTCGGCCATCTACGCCCGGCTCACCCGCTCGGGCATGCTGGAGACGATGAACGAGGACTACATCCGCACCGCGCGGGCCAAGGGTCTGCGCGAGGGCAAGGTGGTCGTCAAGCACGGTCTGCGCGCCGCGCTGACCCCGCTGGTGACGGTCTTCGGCATGGACGTCGGTCTGCTCCTCGGCGGCGCCCTCATCACCGAGACCGTGTTCTCCCTGCACGGCATCGGCGAGTACGCGGTCCAGTCGATCAGCGCCAACGACCTGCCCCCGATCCTCGGGGTGACCCTGCTCGCGGCGTTCTTCGTCGTCTTCATGAACCTTGTGGTGGACCTGCTGTACGCCACGATCGACCCGCGGGTGAGGCTCTCGTGA
- a CDS encoding thioesterase family protein: protein MPEAASVQATIGDSEFDRDTAVTRRSPGVYDVDLSAGWTIIGAVNGGYLLAVLGRALAEALPHGDPFTISAHYLTASQPGPAVVRTDVVRTGRTLSTGQASLFQYDPEGREVERIRVLASYGDLDALPDDVRTTAKPPAIPPIEECFGPQDAPGPVPGGSAIADRLFLKLDPATLGWALGAPSGKGEMRSWFGLADGRDPDPFSLLLAVDALPPTAFEMGLKGWVPTVELTVHVRCRPAPGPLRVAISTRNLAGGFLEEDAEVWDSADRLVAQSRQLARARLTD from the coding sequence ATGCCCGAAGCAGCTTCCGTACAGGCCACCATCGGCGACAGCGAGTTCGACCGGGACACCGCGGTCACCCGGCGGTCGCCCGGCGTCTACGACGTCGACCTCTCCGCCGGCTGGACGATCATCGGCGCCGTCAACGGCGGCTATCTCCTCGCCGTCCTCGGCCGCGCCCTCGCCGAGGCACTGCCGCACGGCGACCCGTTCACGATCTCCGCGCACTACCTGACCGCCTCCCAACCGGGACCGGCGGTCGTCCGCACGGACGTCGTACGCACCGGCCGGACCCTGTCGACCGGCCAGGCCTCCCTCTTCCAGTACGACCCCGAGGGCCGCGAGGTCGAGCGGATCCGCGTCCTCGCCTCCTACGGCGACCTGGACGCCCTCCCGGACGACGTCCGTACGACGGCGAAGCCGCCCGCGATCCCGCCGATCGAGGAGTGCTTCGGCCCGCAGGACGCGCCCGGTCCCGTCCCCGGCGGCTCCGCGATCGCCGATCGGCTGTTCCTGAAGCTGGACCCCGCGACCCTCGGCTGGGCGCTCGGCGCGCCCTCCGGCAAGGGGGAGATGCGGTCGTGGTTCGGGCTCGCCGACGGCCGTGATCCCGACCCGTTCTCCCTGCTCCTCGCGGTGGACGCGCTGCCGCCGACCGCGTTCGAGATGGGGCTCAAGGGCTGGGTCCCGACGGTCGAACTGACCGTCCACGTCCGGTGCCGCCCGGCGCCGGGCCCGCTCCGCGTCGCCATCTCCACCCGCAACCTCGCCGGCGGCTTCCTGGAGGAGGATGCCGAGGTCTGGGACAGCGCGGACCGGCTGGTCGCGCAGTCCCGTCAACTGGCGCGCGCCAGGCTGACGGACTGA
- a CDS encoding TIGR00730 family Rossman fold protein: MNICVFLSAADLADRYTHPAKEFARLIGKGGHTLVWGGSDVGLMKVVADGVREAGGRLLGVSVEFLAAKARPDTDEMVVARDLAERKRLLLEKADAVVVMVGGTGTLDEATEILELKKHGHTEMPVVLLNTAGFYDGLKEQFRRMEDEGFLPRPLTDLVFFAEEPVGALAYLEESRGVA, encoded by the coding sequence ATGAACATCTGTGTCTTCCTCTCCGCCGCAGACCTCGCCGACCGGTACACCCACCCCGCGAAGGAATTCGCCAGGCTGATCGGCAAGGGCGGGCACACCCTGGTGTGGGGCGGCTCGGACGTCGGGCTGATGAAGGTGGTCGCCGACGGCGTGCGGGAGGCGGGCGGCAGACTGCTGGGCGTCTCGGTCGAGTTCCTGGCGGCCAAGGCGCGGCCGGACACCGACGAGATGGTGGTCGCGCGGGACCTCGCCGAGAGGAAGCGGCTGCTCCTGGAGAAGGCCGACGCGGTCGTCGTCATGGTCGGCGGGACCGGCACGCTCGACGAGGCGACCGAGATCCTGGAGCTGAAGAAGCACGGTCACACCGAGATGCCGGTCGTCCTCCTCAACACCGCGGGCTTCTACGACGGTCTGAAGGAGCAGTTCCGGCGCATGGAGGACGAGGGGTTCCTGCCCCGCCCGCTCACCGACCTGGTCTTCTTCGCGGAGGAGCCGGTGGGGGCGCTGGCGTACCTGGAGGAGAGCCGGGGCGTCGCCTGA